A window from Glaciimonas sp. PCH181 encodes these proteins:
- a CDS encoding IS66 family transposase zinc-finger binding domain-containing protein: MAASCNALAKTSVRKLDSTPGVFSVERHVRGKWACAICETLIPGTSPGASD, encoded by the coding sequence GTGGCTGCCAGCTGCAACGCATTGGCGAAGACATCAGTGAGAAAACTCGACTCTACGCCAGGCGTGTTCAGCGTCGAACGCCATGTTCGCGGCAAATGGGCTTGCGCGATCTGTGAAACATTGATTCCAGGCACCAGTCCCGGCGCAAGTGATTGA